The proteins below come from a single Roseiflexus sp. RS-1 genomic window:
- a CDS encoding pilus assembly protein TadG-related protein, giving the protein MRRLRRTEFQPGQAIPVLALTLLLLIAFAGLAIDGALAFAWRRNVMNSADGAALIATRALIVDRGSVNGIAITNAVRTYLQAELGVDNPDFELTYVNGAGQSMGTVDSSPAPVNARGIGIVVRHTFDTYLMGILGQPTLTVRGVSAARFGNGGMLIGDLIAPMGLLPEAAEFFRSNPTSALVDLSGFLEERNDQIRTDFLNGMYPYLERPEDHPDWVDPDTFVKRWQVRAVALRMGSATPPSLGPGASCPATPADTLKSWWCFGAHRQVNTRIAGDGDQVALAMDLIGVEPYASSLNATLLSGGFLDARLNQVIIVPVLAEASDSDQWSGASPVYVIEYFMALRLTDIDYASGTITVDYLPRYLTNGGLMGSNNNVERGAPCEVCVVNLVRE; this is encoded by the coding sequence GTGAGACGATTGCGAAGGACGGAGTTCCAGCCAGGGCAGGCGATCCCGGTTCTGGCGCTGACGCTCCTCTTGCTGATCGCATTTGCGGGGCTGGCGATCGATGGCGCGCTGGCGTTCGCCTGGCGGCGCAATGTGATGAACAGCGCCGATGGCGCTGCGCTGATCGCCACCCGCGCCCTGATCGTTGATCGCGGGAGCGTCAATGGCATTGCCATCACCAATGCGGTGCGCACCTATCTGCAAGCCGAATTGGGCGTCGATAATCCCGACTTTGAACTGACCTACGTCAACGGCGCCGGTCAGTCTATGGGAACGGTCGACAGCAGTCCGGCGCCAGTCAACGCACGCGGCATCGGCATTGTCGTGCGACACACATTCGACACCTATCTGATGGGCATTCTGGGGCAACCAACGTTGACTGTGCGTGGCGTCTCAGCGGCGCGCTTCGGCAATGGCGGCATGCTGATCGGCGACTTGATTGCGCCGATGGGGTTGCTGCCGGAAGCGGCGGAGTTCTTTCGCAGCAACCCGACCAGCGCGCTGGTCGATCTGAGCGGTTTTCTCGAAGAACGGAACGATCAGATCCGGACCGATTTCTTGAACGGCATGTATCCGTATCTGGAACGGCCTGAAGACCATCCCGACTGGGTCGATCCAGATACCTTTGTGAAACGATGGCAGGTGCGCGCTGTTGCGCTGCGCATGGGTTCAGCAACGCCACCGTCATTGGGTCCAGGGGCGAGTTGCCCTGCAACGCCAGCCGATACACTGAAATCGTGGTGGTGTTTTGGCGCGCACCGGCAGGTGAACACCCGTATCGCCGGCGATGGCGATCAGGTGGCGCTGGCGATGGATCTGATCGGCGTCGAGCCATACGCCAGTTCGCTGAACGCGACGCTGCTGAGCGGCGGTTTTCTCGATGCACGCCTCAATCAAGTGATCATTGTGCCGGTGCTGGCGGAAGCGTCCGACTCGGATCAGTGGTCAGGAGCGAGCCCGGTTTACGTGATCGAATATTTTATGGCGCTCCGCCTGACCGACATCGACTATGCCAGTGGCACGATCACCGTTGATTATCTCCCGCGCTACCTGACGAACGGCGGGTTGATGGGGAGCAACAACAACGTCGAACGCGGCGCTCCCTGCGAGGTGTGCGTCGTCAACCTGGTGCGCGAGTAG
- a CDS encoding TadE family protein — translation MKRTPGQSIIEFAVIAPILIIMLLGTVDFALAFSNQMALRSAVAEGGYVIAQHPGNEAMAERHIRERLQALPGAGEPGRLIVAFTTSACVAGRQDTTVEAMYRHEFWFSSVLPAAQITLRSGTTVPQFGSCS, via the coding sequence ATGAAACGCACACCCGGGCAATCGATTATCGAATTTGCAGTGATTGCCCCGATCCTGATCATCATGCTGCTCGGAACGGTCGATTTTGCGCTGGCGTTCAGCAACCAGATGGCGCTTCGCAGCGCTGTCGCCGAGGGAGGATACGTTATCGCCCAGCATCCGGGGAACGAAGCGATGGCGGAGCGCCACATCCGTGAGCGCTTGCAGGCGCTCCCCGGCGCTGGCGAACCGGGACGACTGATTGTCGCCTTTACCACCTCTGCATGCGTTGCAGGACGCCAGGATACGACCGTGGAAGCGATGTATCGCCATGAGTTCTGGTTCTCGTCGGTGCTTCCGGCGGCGCAGATCACGCTGCGGAGCGGAACAACTGTGCCACAGTTTGGGAGTTGCTCGTGA
- a CDS encoding Ig-like domain-containing protein, whose amino-acid sequence MPLRGTTGRRQAQSVVEFSIILPLLLLLILGVIELGYMLFVYVQLHNAASEGARSAAVRPCPNQNDIDRIIADTRGRIVAFVDTSVITPSISWSADANGNLRWRYTDPVTVSLKYALEPLDPIVGAFIPQIEIDAVASRSITTDCDIASIVRATPTPTPTPTDTPTPSNTPTPTDTATPTNTSTPTNTPTRTNTPTPTNTPTRTNTPTMTSTPTNTPTPSSTPTRTNTPTPSSTPTPSNTPTSTNTPTPSNTPTNTPTRTNTPTPSNTPTRTNTPTRTNTPTRTNTPTNTLTPSNTPTPSNTLTPSNTPTPSNTRTPSPTRTPTPTRTNTPTRTNTPTRTNTPTRTNTPTPSNTPTRTNTPTRTNTPTPSNTPTRTNTPTRTNTPTPSNTPTRTNTPTHTNTPTNTPTPSNTPSPSVTPTPQPITYSVVGSKRIDPDAPPGELADLRIRIIVRNSQGQPVPGVSFNITVSGASPVTSWTGVSDSNGVIVICIANTYRARDNLDVTTDVTSPEYPDPGLDGRRVTVQNGAVTCGS is encoded by the coding sequence ATGCCACTTCGAGGGACAACCGGACGACGACAGGCGCAGAGCGTGGTGGAGTTTTCGATCATTCTGCCGCTGCTCCTGCTCCTCATTCTGGGCGTGATCGAACTTGGCTACATGCTGTTCGTCTACGTTCAGTTGCACAACGCAGCCAGCGAAGGCGCCCGGAGCGCCGCTGTGCGTCCCTGCCCGAACCAGAACGACATTGATCGCATCATTGCCGATACGCGCGGGCGCATTGTGGCATTTGTCGATACCAGCGTCATCACCCCCAGCATCAGCTGGAGCGCCGATGCGAACGGAAATCTCCGCTGGCGCTACACCGATCCGGTCACCGTTTCCCTGAAGTACGCGCTGGAACCGCTCGACCCGATCGTTGGCGCATTCATTCCACAGATTGAGATCGATGCTGTTGCCTCACGGTCGATCACCACCGACTGCGATATCGCATCGATCGTGCGGGCAACACCGACACCTACGCCCACACCAACCGATACGCCAACGCCCTCGAACACGCCGACCCCAACGGATACCGCAACACCGACAAATACGTCCACACCGACGAACACGCCGACGCGGACAAATACGCCAACGCCGACGAACACACCGACGCGCACAAATACGCCAACGATGACGAGCACCCCCACGAATACGCCGACGCCGTCGAGCACACCGACACGCACAAATACGCCGACGCCGTCGAGCACGCCCACGCCCTCGAATACGCCGACATCGACAAATACGCCGACGCCGTCGAACACACCGACAAACACGCCGACACGCACGAATACACCGACGCCGTCGAACACCCCGACGCGCACGAACACGCCGACGCGCACGAATACGCCGACACGCACGAACACGCCGACGAATACCCTGACGCCGTCGAACACGCCGACGCCCTCGAATACCCTGACGCCGTCGAACACGCCGACGCCGTCCAATACGCGGACACCCAGCCCAACACGCACGCCCACGCCGACGCGCACGAATACGCCGACGCGCACGAATACGCCGACGCGCACGAATACGCCGACGCGCACAAACACACCAACGCCGTCGAACACGCCGACGCGCACGAATACGCCGACGCGCACAAACACACCAACGCCGTCGAATACGCCGACGCGCACGAATACGCCGACGCGCACAAACACACCAACGCCGTCGAACACGCCGACACGCACGAATACGCCAACGCACACGAATACGCCGACGAACACACCGACGCCGTCGAACACGCCGTCGCCGTCGGTGACCCCGACGCCACAGCCGATTACCTACTCGGTCGTTGGTTCCAAACGAATCGATCCTGATGCTCCGCCTGGTGAACTGGCAGACCTGCGCATTCGTATCATTGTGCGCAACAGTCAGGGGCAACCTGTTCCGGGGGTAAGTTTCAACATCACGGTGTCTGGCGCATCACCGGTTACCTCATGGACCGGTGTCAGTGACAGCAATGGCGTGATTGTCATTTGTATCGCCAATACCTATCGAGCGCGCGACAACCTTGATGTCACAACGGATGTCACCAGTCCTGAATATCCTGACCCGGGGCTGGATGGTCGCCGAGTCACGGTTCAGAACGGTGCGGTGACGTGTGGTTCGTGA
- a CDS encoding vWA domain-containing protein, protein MNTERTPETDRLYEQGMAWMREARWEEAIAALSQVRALSRAYPDVDALIADAQLKLEIEQVGVPPALAPPRPHPPRAALIGGLTALTLIVAAVIIALIGRIDPSSVGSAAQPIMLSIGFPTIAPTRTPTPAPTATPIPVRPTATPAASVVLPGTLGVRMASGERLPGATRNLAIILDASGSMLARIDGAPKTVIARQALIALVERLPATTNVALRTYGHRRADDCSDTELVQAPAPIQRADLINRINAIRPVNGGRTPIAQSLEDMARDLAGVDGEVLIVLVSDGDETCGGDPVATAAALHTANPRLRVSVIGFNIEQEEWRRRLEGIAAYGGGAYFDAANAVQLADALEQAVALTYRVIDSQGNQVYQGRIGNTVTLPPGAYRVEISGDAAITFETVFVESGHTTFVELRDEQGALRASIIAGDDVAP, encoded by the coding sequence ATGAACACAGAACGAACACCGGAAACCGATCGGTTGTATGAACAGGGTATGGCGTGGATGCGCGAAGCGCGCTGGGAAGAGGCAATCGCCGCTCTATCGCAGGTGCGCGCGCTGTCGCGCGCCTACCCGGATGTTGATGCGCTTATCGCCGATGCGCAGTTGAAACTGGAGATCGAGCAGGTGGGCGTACCTCCAGCATTGGCGCCGCCACGTCCACATCCGCCGCGTGCAGCGCTGATCGGCGGGTTGACCGCGCTGACATTGATCGTTGCGGCGGTCATTATCGCGCTGATCGGTCGAATCGACCCATCGAGCGTCGGCAGTGCGGCGCAACCGATCATGCTCAGCATCGGCTTTCCAACCATTGCCCCTACCAGAACGCCGACCCCTGCGCCGACCGCCACGCCAATCCCGGTGCGCCCAACTGCAACGCCAGCGGCATCTGTGGTCCTGCCTGGAACGCTGGGAGTGCGCATGGCGTCGGGAGAGCGATTACCCGGCGCCACCCGAAACCTGGCAATCATTCTGGACGCTTCCGGCAGTATGCTGGCGCGCATCGATGGTGCGCCCAAGACGGTGATCGCTCGCCAGGCGCTGATTGCGCTGGTTGAACGTCTGCCGGCAACCACGAATGTTGCATTGCGCACCTACGGTCATCGGCGCGCCGACGATTGCAGCGATACCGAACTCGTTCAGGCGCCTGCCCCCATCCAGCGCGCCGATCTGATCAACCGCATCAACGCTATTCGACCGGTCAACGGTGGACGCACTCCTATAGCGCAGTCGCTGGAAGATATGGCGCGAGACCTGGCTGGCGTCGATGGCGAGGTGCTGATCGTGCTGGTCAGCGACGGTGATGAAACCTGTGGCGGCGACCCGGTTGCAACGGCGGCAGCGCTGCACACCGCCAATCCCCGTTTGCGGGTGAGTGTGATTGGGTTCAATATCGAACAGGAAGAGTGGCGCCGGCGCCTGGAAGGAATAGCCGCGTATGGCGGAGGGGCGTACTTCGATGCTGCGAATGCCGTGCAACTCGCCGATGCCCTCGAACAGGCGGTTGCGCTGACTTACCGTGTGATCGACAGTCAGGGAAACCAGGTCTACCAGGGACGGATCGGGAACACGGTTACCCTGCCACCCGGCGCCTATCGTGTTGAAATCAGCGGTGATGCTGCGATAACCTTTGAGACAGTCTTTGTTGAAAGTGGACACACCACATTTGTCGAACTGCGTGATGAACAGGGGGCGTTGCGCGCCAGCATCATCGCGGGTGATGACGTAGCGCCGTGA
- a CDS encoding type II secretion system F family protein — protein MLLIPGIITALAILLVVAGLTTVRRDVTVGERLDAYLSPTVEKMNPTPSLEATKPFAERVVIPLLKRAARAFAWLLPQNRYEALRLRLAMAGYPWGVTAADFVGAKGIVLVLVTLVAGAFGWMAGAAPTFFNLLLLGGIGFCAFFLPDVWLSRRIRQRQTELLNALPDALDLLAIASAAGLSFESAMQEITSKWTNELAREFSRVLRDMSMGVPRRQALTDMAERTGVSDIASFVSAVKQAEALGISIGRVLTVQADEMRTRRRQRAQERANQAPVKMMFPLVFLIFPAIFAVLLGPAVPQLLEAFGGV, from the coding sequence ATGTTGCTTATCCCTGGCATCATAACCGCGCTTGCCATTCTTCTGGTGGTTGCAGGTCTGACGACTGTGCGTCGCGATGTGACCGTTGGCGAACGCCTCGACGCCTACCTCAGCCCGACGGTCGAGAAGATGAATCCCACACCATCGCTGGAGGCAACGAAGCCGTTTGCCGAGCGTGTGGTCATTCCGCTGCTGAAACGGGCTGCACGCGCATTTGCATGGCTCTTGCCGCAGAATCGCTACGAAGCGTTGCGGTTGCGTCTGGCAATGGCGGGGTACCCGTGGGGCGTCACTGCCGCCGATTTTGTTGGCGCGAAAGGGATCGTCCTGGTGCTGGTCACACTGGTTGCGGGCGCTTTCGGTTGGATGGCTGGCGCAGCGCCGACATTCTTCAACCTGCTCCTGCTCGGCGGGATCGGGTTCTGCGCCTTCTTTCTCCCCGATGTCTGGCTATCGCGCAGGATCCGGCAGCGCCAGACCGAGTTGCTCAATGCGCTGCCCGATGCGCTTGATCTGCTGGCGATCGCCTCTGCCGCCGGTCTCAGTTTCGAGAGCGCAATGCAGGAGATTACGTCCAAATGGACGAACGAACTGGCGCGGGAGTTCAGTCGGGTGTTGCGGGATATGTCGATGGGGGTGCCGCGTCGTCAGGCGTTGACCGATATGGCGGAACGAACTGGCGTGTCGGACATTGCCAGTTTCGTCTCGGCGGTCAAGCAGGCGGAGGCGCTCGGTATCAGCATTGGTCGCGTCCTGACAGTGCAGGCTGACGAGATGCGCACGCGTCGGCGGCAGCGCGCCCAGGAACGCGCCAATCAGGCGCCGGTCAAGATGATGTTTCCGCTCGTCTTTCTCATCTTTCCGGCAATTTTTGCCGTGCTATTGGGTCCGGCAGTGCCGCAACTGCTGGAAGCATTTGGTGGCGTATGA
- a CDS encoding type II secretion system F family protein, which produces MDVPVSLEFALPIGAALLASLASLTLLFAARSLATRDTGVDSRISAYLGGDDVARGATLNDQRIAERLNDVIKRQSFAARIEHDLAAASLPLTVPEYMLMRIAVPLIITALALLIWRQVIVVPAALIAGHLGCSFWMRMRRQRRKQEFNDQLPETLDLITASMRGGFSLVQSLASVASDVQEPTRTELRRVFQEVQLGLSVTQALDNLVQRMESADLDLVVTAIKIHARVGGNLGQILENISTTMRERAKLRREVRVITSMQRISSYVIGALPFALALIIFTINPTYMMRLFQPGLILCIPIGAFISSVVGFLIIRKIVDVRI; this is translated from the coding sequence ATGGATGTGCCTGTATCGCTCGAATTTGCGCTGCCCATCGGCGCCGCGCTGCTGGCGAGCCTGGCGAGCCTGACGCTGCTGTTCGCAGCGCGCAGCCTGGCAACGCGCGATACCGGCGTCGATAGCCGGATCAGCGCCTACCTGGGCGGAGACGACGTCGCACGCGGTGCAACCCTGAACGATCAGCGCATTGCCGAGCGACTCAACGACGTCATCAAACGGCAGAGTTTTGCCGCCAGGATTGAGCACGATCTCGCCGCCGCCAGTCTACCGCTGACAGTGCCGGAATATATGCTGATGCGCATTGCTGTTCCGCTGATCATCACGGCGCTGGCGCTGCTGATCTGGCGTCAGGTGATCGTCGTCCCGGCGGCGCTGATTGCCGGACATCTGGGATGTTCGTTCTGGATGCGGATGCGGCGCCAGCGTCGCAAACAGGAGTTCAACGACCAGCTGCCCGAAACGCTCGACCTGATCACGGCGTCGATGCGCGGCGGCTTCAGTCTGGTCCAATCGCTCGCCAGCGTCGCCAGCGATGTGCAGGAACCGACCCGCACAGAACTGCGGCGGGTGTTTCAAGAAGTGCAACTGGGTCTCAGCGTCACCCAGGCGCTCGATAATCTGGTGCAGCGGATGGAGAGCGCCGACCTCGATCTGGTGGTGACGGCGATCAAGATTCATGCCCGCGTTGGCGGCAATCTGGGGCAGATTCTTGAGAATATCAGCACGACCATGCGCGAGCGCGCCAAACTGCGACGTGAAGTGCGCGTGATTACGTCGATGCAACGCATTTCGAGTTACGTCATCGGTGCGTTGCCTTTCGCGCTGGCGCTGATCATCTTCACCATCAACCCGACGTACATGATGCGCCTGTTTCAACCGGGATTGATCCTCTGCATTCCGATCGGCGCGTTCATCTCGTCGGTCGTCGGTTTCCTCATCATTCGGAAGATTGTTGATGTGAGGATCTGA